The proteins below are encoded in one region of Pseudobacteriovorax antillogorgiicola:
- a CDS encoding phage tail protein, whose translation MALPIIRKTYLLKLGDFVFEADTAPFSKLSRSSDFRWKSLEIFGEAPRYQYLGPGEDRFTISGAYYPFHRGGMEPMERLREKAGMGEPHRLIYTNKKVGENMGLWIILSIKETRTHFLPDGSPRKIEFQIEIKRYG comes from the coding sequence ATGGCGCTTCCCATTATTAGAAAGACCTACCTTTTAAAGCTCGGCGACTTTGTTTTTGAGGCAGATACGGCACCCTTTTCAAAGCTCAGCCGGAGCAGCGATTTTCGCTGGAAGTCTCTTGAGATCTTTGGCGAAGCGCCCCGCTATCAATACCTAGGTCCCGGTGAGGATAGGTTCACTATTTCAGGCGCCTACTACCCCTTCCACAGAGGCGGCATGGAACCCATGGAGCGGCTTAGAGAAAAGGCAGGGATGGGAGAGCCACACCGCCTTATCTACACCAATAAGAAGGTAGGCGAGAATATGGGCCTTTGGATCATTCTATCCATCAAGGAAACGAGGACTCATTTTCTACCGGATGGCTCGCCGAGAAAGATTGAGTTTCAGATCGAGATCAAACGCTATGGCTAA
- a CDS encoding tail protein X, which produces MAKLYRLKDGDEIDALIYEEYGFTAGAFEEVLRANQKILGLFPRGRYELGQGVDYLLLPDLKQATQKKKIVRLFT; this is translated from the coding sequence ATGGCTAAGCTCTACCGCCTAAAAGACGGCGATGAGATCGATGCCCTTATTTATGAGGAGTATGGCTTTACCGCGGGAGCCTTTGAAGAGGTCCTCCGCGCCAACCAAAAGATCTTAGGGCTTTTTCCCCGCGGCAGATACGAGCTAGGCCAAGGGGTAGATTACCTTCTCCTTCCAGACCTTAAACAAGCAACTCAGAAGAAAAAGATTGTGAGGCTATTTACTTGA